The DNA region TTTGCGGCCCCTGACCATCTCCCGACCCCCGGAGCGCCCATGCCCGCCCAGCAACGTCCGACCACCGACGCTTCCCTCTCCGCCCGGGAGCCCGCACCGGCTCTCATCTATATCAAGCTTATCGCCTCGGTCACGCTATGGGGCGGCACCTGGATCGCCGGCCGTCATCTGGCCCAGCACGTGCCGCCGTTCGTTGCCGCGTTCATCCGTTTCGCCATCGCCTCCATCTTCCTGCTCTGGCTCACCAAACGGGTGGAGGGCCGGCTGCCCGGCCTCAACCGCAGCAACTTCGTGTCGCTGGCGTTCCTGGGGTTCACCGGCGTCTTTATCTACAACGCCTTCTTCTTCACCGGCCTGCAGACGCTCTCGGCCGGCCGCGCCGCGCTCATCGTGGCCGCCATCCCGGCCGTGCTCTCCGTGTACTCGGGCATCGTGCTCAAGGAACCGTTCCCGCCGCTCAAAATTTTCGGCGTCCTTCTCTCGTTCCTGGGCGTGGCCCTCATCGTCAGCGACGGCAACCCCATCGCCCTGCTCAGCCAGGGGCTCTCCAAAGGCGACCTCGCCATACTCGGCTGCGTGATCAGCTGGTCGGCCTACACCCTGGCCGGACGCCGCGCCATGACGCGCTTCTCCCCCCACGCCTCAGTCACCTGGTCCTGCGTGCTCGGCTCCCTCTTCCTGCTCATCCCGGCCCTTTCCAGCGGCCTGCCTCACGTGGTTGCCGAGTCCAACTGGCTGGACTGGTTCTGCTTCGTCTTCCTCGGCGTGCTGGCCACAGGCCTGGCCTTCTCCTGGTACTACGAAGGCATCAAAAGCGTGGGCCCCTCCCGCGCCGGCGTGTTCATCAACCTCGTGCCCGTCACCGCCGTGCTCCTGGGCTACCTGCTGCTCGACGAACCCCTCTCCCACTCCCTCATCGCCGGCGGCGCCATGGTCATGGCCGGCGTCTG from Oceanidesulfovibrio marinus includes:
- a CDS encoding DMT family transporter, which gives rise to MPAQQRPTTDASLSAREPAPALIYIKLIASVTLWGGTWIAGRHLAQHVPPFVAAFIRFAIASIFLLWLTKRVEGRLPGLNRSNFVSLAFLGFTGVFIYNAFFFTGLQTLSAGRAALIVAAIPAVLSVYSGIVLKEPFPPLKIFGVLLSFLGVALIVSDGNPIALLSQGLSKGDLAILGCVISWSAYTLAGRRAMTRFSPHASVTWSCVLGSLFLLIPALSSGLPHVVAESNWLDWFCFVFLGVLATGLAFSWYYEGIKSVGPSRAGVFINLVPVTAVLLGYLLLDEPLSHSLIAGGAMVMAGVWLTNRPVKKQATA